TTGGGATGGGCCTTCACGTCTAGGATCTGCGCGACGCGGACGTCGAAGCGCGCGTCGGGGGCCTCCGCGTGCTCCGCCCCCAGCTCGATCTTCGCGAACAGGGGCCGGCCCACACGGAGCTTCTGGCCGCTGGGCGCGTCCTCGAGCACCTCGTCCCAGCCCTGCGCCTGGACGTCCGTGTCGTATCCCAGGGCGCTCCAGAGCCTCTGGGAGCTGAACGGAAGGAAGGGTGCCATGATCAGGGCGAGGGACCGGGCGACGCGGAGGGAGACGTGCAGCGCGGTGCCACACGCGGCGCGGTCTTTGCGGACGAGATCCCACGGAGCCTTCTGGTCGAAGTACTGGTTGCCGAGCCGAGCAAGCTGGATGGCTTCCTTGATCGCGTCCTTGAAGTGGACGTACTCCAGGTTCTGGCCGACCTTCTTCCACTGGTCCTCGATGGCTCGGACCATGGCCTTGTCCGCCGCGTCCAGGAACCCCGAGGGCGGGATCTCATGGTTGAAGTTCTTGTCCGCGAAGGTCAGGACGCGGTGGACGAAGTTGCCGTACACGGCAAGCAGCTCGCTGTTGTTCCGCTGGGCGAAGTCCTCCCACTCGAAGTCGGAATCCTTCGTCTCGGGCATCGTCGCGATCGCGTAATAGCGCAGCTGGTCGGGATCGAACCGCTCGAGCAGGTCGGAGAGCCAGACACCCTTGCCGCGGCCAGCGCTCATCTTCTCCCCGGAGATGTTCATGAACTGAGTCGCCGGCACGTCGTAGGGGAGGTCGAGCTTCCGGTCATAGCCCAGGAGGATGGCGGGCCAGATGATCGTGTGGAAGACGATGTTGTCCTTCCCGACGAAGTAGTAGTGCCTCGCCTTGGGGTCCGTCCAGAAGTCCTTCCACCCGTCCGGGTTCCCATGGAGCTTGAACCACTCCTTGGTCGCCGTGAGGTAGCCCATGACGGCCTCGAACCACACGTAGATTCGCTTCGTCTCATATCCGGGGACGGGGACCTCGATGCCCCACTCGATGTCCCGCGTCACGGGGCGGTCCTTGAGCCCCTCGCGAAGCCAGCTCTGCGCGAAGGTGAGCACGGGGCCGCGCCAATGCTCCTTCCCCGAGCCCATCCACTTCTTCAGGGGCGCCTCGAACGCGCTCAGGCGGAAGAAGAAGTGCCGCGTCTCTTTCTTGATTGGCGGCGTTCCGTGGATTCGGCAATGGGGACCGATCAGGTCAAAGGGGTCCCAGAGGCGCCCGCAGTTGTCACACTGGTCCCCGCGGGCCTGCTCGAAGCCACAGTTCGGGCACGTGCCCTCCACGTAGCGGTCCGGGAGGAAGTGATTGCCCGCGGTGCAGAAGGGCGAGGTCATCGTGGCCTCGTAGACGTGGCCTTTGTCGCGGAGGGCCAGGAAGATCTCCTGGACCCACTTCTTGTGGTCCTCCGCCGCGGTGTTCCAATACAGGTCGTAGCGCACCCCGAGCTGCTCGATGTTCTTTGCGTGGAGGGCATGGAACCGCTCCGCGATTTCCCGCGGCGTGACGCGCTCCTCGTCCGCGCGCACGGTCGTCGGCGTCCCGTGCATGTCGCTGCCACCGACCATGAGGACCTCGTCCCCCTTCATCCGGTGGTACCGCGCGAACACGTCCGCCGGGATGAACGTGGAGCAGGCGTGACCCAGGTGCCGGGGCCCCGACGCATAGGGCCACGCGACGCAGACGAGGATCTTGGCCATGGCGCCCGGGCCCACCGCGCCCCGCGCTATAAAGGATTCTCTGGGCGTCCGGCCCTCCGAGTGGCGGTGTCCGTAATCATTACCGATTATCATATCGCGCCAGCCGTGTGGACCCCATTATCACCAAGGACCGCGATACCGGGCCACTTCCTCCGGGGGCGGTTCCCATGGAAGTCCATCGACTGAGCCACGAGGATGCGGGCGGAATTCGGGAGGCCGAGACCCGAGAGGAACGGACCCCGCGCATCCTGTGTTGGAAGTGCAAGAAGCTGACGCCCTTCCATGAGGAACGCTGCGAGTACTGCGGCGCGCGGTTCGCCGGGAGCACGGGCGGCGTGTACTCGAGCCGACGGATCACGGTGGCGTCCGTGCCGTCCGTTCCCTCGGACGACGAGGAACTCGCCGCGGCGCGACGGAGCCTCCTGCAGCTGTTCGAGGATCTCCAACGGGTTCACGACGTGTCCTCGGAGCGGCGTTACGATCCGGTTCGCGACGCGGAGACCATCACCCTCTTCCAGTGCCCCACCTGCGGCCGGTTCGTCTCCCACGACGCGGACGAATGCGTCTGCGGGGTGCGATTCGCCGCCGAGCCCACGGTGGCCGTGTGCCCCGACTGCGGCGCGCCCCTGCCCGCCCAAGATGCGGCCTGCTCCGCGTGCCGCGCCGCCGGCCGAGAACCTGCCTCGGACGTCTCGTATGCCTGTCCGCTCTGCGGTGCCGAAGTCACCGCGGACGCCGTCCGCTGCGTCTGCGGGGCCCGCTTCGAGGCGTGACCCACGTCCGCGGCACCGATGCCGGACCTTCGGCGTCCAGAATACCGGGACCGCCTTCGACGGTCGTCCTTCTCAAACCGGATAGGGAGGAAGAAACGCATATACCCGGCCACGTCGCAAGGACAACCCACGGCATGACCGCCTCCCTCGCCTCGTTGGATGCGTGCCCCATCTGCCACGCCGCGCTCCCGGCCGACGCGCTCGAGTGTCCGCGCTGCGGGGAGAGCTTTTCCGCGACGCCCGCCGACGACGCCGAAACCAATCCGGTGACCGATCGGGTCCCGGGCTTCCGGGAGAAGTTCCTGTACTATGCGGGAATCGCCTTGATTCTCCTGGGCGGCCCAGGGATTGCCCTCGGCTACTGGATGCACGATGTGCTGCGCATCGGGTTTCTCAACTACAACGAGTTCGACGTGTTCGGGCCCGTGAACCGTCTCGTCCTCGGCGTGGGCCTCATCGTGATGATCGTAGGCGTCGTGTTCCTCATCCTGTCCCTCCGACTTTCCCGCCCCTCCCAAATCGAGGACACGGACGCCTGAACGCCGCGGGGTGGGTTTCGGAACACCGCATTTATAAATACCGTAGACGTCGTGGAGACTCCGCGGCGAGGAGGGTGTATGTCGTTCACCGGAGCGGGCTTCAGGCCCCCTTCCCTACCCGTTGAGGAAGGCAAGGTGTACGAGGCGAAGATCGAGGACATCGGGCGAGAGGGCGACGGTGTCGCGCGGATTCAGAACTTCGTTGTGTTCGTGCCCGGCACGAAGATCGGGGACGCCGTGAAAGTCCGGATCACGAAGGTGCACCGTCGGATGGCTTTCGGCGAGGTCGTCAAGGAGTGAGGATCCCCCGTTCTCCACGAGGTCCCCCTGGGGGGCCGGAATCGGGAGCCGTTTCTGGAGGGGCGACGCCTTCGCAAAGCGTCCCATAATCTCTTTATATACTCGCTCCAATCGAATGCCCGGGTTGCCCTGATGTCCGCCGGCCGCCGTTCGGTAGTCCTCATCACGTTCTCGCTAGCCGCTGCGTTGGCCCTGACTGTCGTGGTTGGGGCGAGGACCGCGCGGGCGACGACACCGTCGGTCGCGGCCACGGGCATGCCGACCGACGTGCGCCGATCCGTGGTTTGGTACGGCGTCCCGGAGGGCGAGCCGCGGTCCCTCCACATCGAAAGCGCCTCGGTGAACGCCCCGTCGCCGGACGAGTACCAGATTTCCTACGCGAACGGGAGCCTCACGTTGGTCTACCAGCGCGTGGCCGGCGGCCCGGTCTCGAGCCAATACACCCTTGCCATCCGAGGGCTGCTCGAGTGGAACGATACGTCGGGCGACGGAATCCTCGAGGACGGGAGCGTCGTGGCGTACACGCCGCTCGGTCCAAGCGCGTTCGGCCACTATCCGATCTCGCACACGGAGACGAGCACACCGGCCGGTGTCAACGTGAACTCCTTCGAAATCCCCAGCAACAACGGGGAGATCACCCTCAGCCTGACGATCGCGGACGGATTCGTCGCCCTGCCCTCG
The DNA window shown above is from Thermoplasmata archaeon and carries:
- the metG gene encoding methionine--tRNA ligase, producing MAKILVCVAWPYASGPRHLGHACSTFIPADVFARYHRMKGDEVLMVGGSDMHGTPTTVRADEERVTPREIAERFHALHAKNIEQLGVRYDLYWNTAAEDHKKWVQEIFLALRDKGHVYEATMTSPFCTAGNHFLPDRYVEGTCPNCGFEQARGDQCDNCGRLWDPFDLIGPHCRIHGTPPIKKETRHFFFRLSAFEAPLKKWMGSGKEHWRGPVLTFAQSWLREGLKDRPVTRDIEWGIEVPVPGYETKRIYVWFEAVMGYLTATKEWFKLHGNPDGWKDFWTDPKARHYYFVGKDNIVFHTIIWPAILLGYDRKLDLPYDVPATQFMNISGEKMSAGRGKGVWLSDLLERFDPDQLRYYAIATMPETKDSDFEWEDFAQRNNSELLAVYGNFVHRVLTFADKNFNHEIPPSGFLDAADKAMVRAIEDQWKKVGQNLEYVHFKDAIKEAIQLARLGNQYFDQKAPWDLVRKDRAACGTALHVSLRVARSLALIMAPFLPFSSQRLWSALGYDTDVQAQGWDEVLEDAPSGQKLRVGRPLFAKIELGAEHAEAPDARFDVRVAQILDVKAHPNADKLYILTVDYGSGTRDIVSGIKNDYMPEQLRGRRIAYLVNLQPAKLRGIESRGMLLAGEDEHVVGLVLPPDDAPIGTQVLGVAGAPELPFSEFQKYKLRVGEEGRVYFFGRDETVRIPLKSGDAYLKVDKGLKEGTWVH
- a CDS encoding TRAM domain-containing protein, translated to MSFTGAGFRPPSLPVEEGKVYEAKIEDIGREGDGVARIQNFVVFVPGTKIGDAVKVRITKVHRRMAFGEVVKE